In Amycolatopsis jiangsuensis, the following proteins share a genomic window:
- a CDS encoding UDP-N-acetylmuramoyl-tripeptide--D-alanyl-D-alanine ligase has translation MIELSLAEIADVVGGRLHRTDGSPVVTGSVEFDTRELGAGGLFLALPGERVDGHDFAARAVESGAVGVLAAREVDAPAIVVPPLPGGRAHERSVALAGDTDGSGAAVLAALAKLARYVVDMLAAGGLTVVGITGSSGKTSTKDVIAQLLEPMGATVAPPGSFNSELGHPWTALRAGRDTKYLVLELSARGPGHIAELAAIAPPRIGAVLNVGSAHVGEFGSREGIAKTKGELVEALPEDGLAVLNLDDPLVAAMASRTRARVAGVGESPSAQVRAADITLDAEVRASFRLVTPAGEAPVTLPLHGEHHVGNALSAAAIALELGATPEEIAQRLSALQRRSARRMEVTTRPDGVTVLNDSFNANPESVRAGLKALASMSRSSGRRAWAVLGVMGELGEESVTAHDGIGRLVVRLNIDRLVVVGNEAAAMHQGATQEGSWGEESVLVPDAESAVALLHDQLRPGDVVLVKASKAARLWRVAEALLTGPGSTGPAAAPGTPLPPSSEPSNGGHA, from the coding sequence GTGATCGAACTCAGCCTTGCCGAGATCGCCGACGTCGTCGGCGGCCGGCTGCACCGCACCGACGGCTCTCCGGTGGTCACCGGCAGCGTCGAGTTCGACACCCGCGAACTCGGGGCGGGCGGGCTGTTCCTCGCGCTGCCCGGGGAACGCGTCGACGGCCACGACTTCGCCGCGCGCGCGGTCGAATCCGGTGCGGTGGGCGTGCTCGCCGCACGCGAGGTGGACGCCCCGGCGATCGTCGTGCCGCCGCTGCCCGGGGGCCGGGCGCACGAGCGGTCGGTGGCGCTGGCCGGCGACACCGACGGGTCCGGCGCCGCGGTGCTGGCCGCGCTGGCGAAGCTGGCCCGGTACGTGGTGGACATGCTGGCCGCAGGCGGGCTGACCGTCGTCGGGATCACCGGTTCGTCCGGCAAGACCTCGACCAAGGACGTCATCGCGCAGCTGCTCGAGCCGATGGGAGCCACCGTCGCGCCGCCCGGTTCGTTCAACAGCGAGCTGGGCCACCCGTGGACCGCCCTGCGGGCGGGCCGGGACACGAAGTACCTGGTGCTGGAGCTGTCGGCCCGCGGGCCCGGGCACATCGCCGAACTGGCCGCGATCGCGCCGCCGCGGATCGGCGCGGTGCTCAACGTGGGCAGTGCGCACGTCGGCGAGTTCGGCTCGCGCGAGGGCATCGCGAAGACCAAGGGGGAACTGGTCGAGGCACTGCCGGAGGACGGCCTCGCGGTGCTCAACCTCGACGATCCGCTGGTCGCCGCGATGGCGAGCCGGACCCGCGCCCGGGTCGCCGGCGTGGGGGAGAGCCCCTCGGCGCAGGTGCGGGCCGCGGACATCACCCTGGACGCGGAGGTCCGCGCGTCGTTCCGGCTGGTCACCCCGGCCGGCGAAGCCCCGGTCACCCTGCCCCTGCACGGCGAGCACCACGTGGGCAACGCGCTGTCCGCGGCCGCGATCGCGCTGGAACTGGGCGCGACGCCGGAGGAGATCGCGCAGCGGCTGTCGGCACTGCAGCGCCGGTCCGCCCGCCGGATGGAGGTCACCACCCGCCCCGACGGCGTCACCGTGCTCAACGACTCGTTCAACGCCAATCCCGAATCGGTGCGTGCCGGGCTCAAGGCGCTGGCCTCGATGAGCCGCTCGTCCGGCCGGCGCGCCTGGGCCGTGCTCGGCGTGATGGGGGAGCTGGGCGAGGAGTCGGTGACCGCGCACGACGGGATCGGCAGGCTCGTGGTCCGGCTCAACATCGACCGGTTGGTGGTGGTCGGGAACGAGGCCGCCGCGATGCACCAGGGCGCGACCCAGGAGGGCTCCTGGGGCGAGGAGTCGGTGCTGGTACCCGATGCCGAGTCCGCCGTCGCGCTGCTGCATGATCAGCTCCGTCCCGGGGACGTGGTGCTGGTCAAGGCGTCCAAGGCGGCCCGTCTCTGGCGGGTGGCCGAGGCACTGCTGACCGGCCCCGGAAGCACCGGTCCGGCCGCTGCTCCCGGGACGCCACTCCCACCCTCCTCCGAACCCTCGAACGGTGGTCACGCGTGA
- the mraY gene encoding phospho-N-acetylmuramoyl-pentapeptide-transferase: protein MINILIAAAAGLLVSILLTPYLIRVFSRQGFGQEIREEGPQGHKSKRGTPTMGGVAIIIAMVVGYFAAHLITWLGNSRGAGPSASGLLVLLLAVGLGVVGFLDDFIKIRKQRNLGLNKTAKLVGQLVITVLFAVLSLQFADEHGLTPSSQSLSYVRDLSLITFPSIVFVIFCYVVISGWSNAVNFTDGLDGLAAGASSMVLATYVVISFWQARISCSEQPVPACYDVRDPLDLAVVAAAATGACVGFLWWNAAPAKIFMGDTGSLALGGLVAGLSITTRTELLAIVIGGLFMVEMISVVTQIAVFRTTRRRLFRMAPFHHHFELAGWAETTVIIRFWLLSAICCMFGLGLFYSEQLGVGN, encoded by the coding sequence GTGATCAACATCCTGATCGCGGCCGCGGCGGGCCTGCTGGTCTCGATCCTCCTCACGCCGTATCTCATCCGGGTCTTCTCCCGGCAGGGTTTCGGCCAGGAGATCCGCGAAGAAGGCCCGCAGGGGCACAAGTCGAAGCGCGGCACCCCGACCATGGGTGGCGTCGCGATCATCATCGCGATGGTCGTCGGCTACTTCGCGGCGCACCTGATCACCTGGCTCGGCAACTCGCGTGGCGCCGGGCCCTCGGCGTCCGGCCTGCTGGTGCTGCTGCTCGCGGTGGGGCTCGGCGTGGTCGGTTTCCTCGACGACTTCATCAAGATCCGCAAGCAGCGCAACCTGGGCCTGAACAAGACCGCCAAACTGGTCGGCCAGCTCGTGATCACCGTGCTGTTCGCGGTGCTGTCGCTGCAGTTCGCCGACGAGCACGGGCTCACCCCGTCCTCGCAGAGCCTGTCCTACGTCCGCGACCTTTCGCTGATCACGTTCCCGTCGATCGTGTTCGTGATCTTCTGCTACGTGGTGATCTCCGGCTGGTCGAACGCGGTGAACTTCACCGACGGCCTGGACGGTCTCGCCGCGGGCGCCTCCTCGATGGTGCTGGCCACCTACGTGGTCATCTCGTTCTGGCAGGCCCGCATCTCCTGCTCGGAGCAGCCGGTGCCGGCCTGCTACGACGTACGCGACCCGCTGGACCTCGCGGTGGTCGCGGCCGCGGCCACCGGCGCCTGCGTCGGTTTCCTGTGGTGGAACGCCGCCCCGGCGAAGATCTTCATGGGGGACACCGGGTCGCTGGCGCTGGGCGGCCTGGTCGCCGGGCTGTCCATCACCACCCGCACCGAACTGCTGGCGATCGTGATCGGGGGCCTGTTCATGGTCGAGATGATCTCGGTGGTCACCCAGATCGCGGTGTTCCGCACGACGCGGCGAAGGCTGTTCCGGATGGCCCCGTTCCACCACCACTTCGAACTCGCCGGGTGGGCGGAAACCACGGTGATCATCCGGTTCTGGCTGCTGTCGGCGATCTGCTGCATGTTCGGGCTGGGGCTCTTCTACAGCGAGCAGCTGGGCGTCGGGAACTGA
- the murD gene encoding UDP-N-acetylmuramoyl-L-alanine--D-glutamate ligase: MDRTDLTDRRVLVAGAGVTGASVVPVLRELGAHVTVTDGNADRLAELTGLGAELVPGLTAPPPGTALVVTSPGWRPTAPLLVAAAEAGIEVIGDVELAWRIGRLREHPPSWLVITGTNGKTTTVGMLESILRAAGADAVACGNVGYPVLDAVRGGHPVLAVELSSFQLHWSSTIAADASVVLNLAEDHLDWHGSMEEYAAAKGRVHHRSRTVVHNADDDWSTRIAREHAPGHARRIGFRLDTPPAGDLGLVEDLLVDRAFVADPATSAEELAAVADVRPPGPHNVANALAAAALARAHGVPPAAVREGLRAYRPAPHRAEEIAEIGGVRYVNDSKATNPHAAVGSLLAHESVVWIAGGQLKGASVDELVAAAADRLRGAVLLGVDSPVIEAALARHAPDVPCNRLPPGDDEPMTAAVNAASALARPGDVVLLAPAAASLDMFPNYGARGDAFAAAVRNLAGGAAEAADDGR, from the coding sequence ATGGACCGGACCGATCTCACCGACCGCCGCGTGCTCGTCGCGGGCGCGGGTGTCACCGGGGCCTCGGTGGTGCCGGTGCTGCGCGAACTCGGCGCGCACGTCACGGTCACCGACGGGAACGCCGACCGGCTGGCCGAGCTGACCGGCCTGGGGGCCGAGCTGGTGCCCGGCCTGACCGCGCCGCCGCCCGGCACCGCCCTCGTGGTGACCAGCCCCGGCTGGCGGCCGACCGCGCCACTGCTCGTGGCCGCGGCGGAGGCGGGCATCGAGGTGATCGGGGACGTCGAGCTGGCCTGGCGGATCGGCCGGCTGCGTGAGCATCCGCCGTCCTGGCTGGTGATCACCGGGACGAACGGCAAGACGACCACGGTCGGCATGCTGGAATCGATCCTGCGCGCCGCCGGTGCGGACGCGGTGGCCTGCGGGAACGTCGGCTACCCGGTGCTGGACGCGGTGCGCGGCGGGCACCCGGTGCTGGCCGTCGAGCTGTCCAGCTTCCAGCTGCACTGGTCGTCCACCATCGCCGCGGACGCCTCGGTGGTGCTCAACCTCGCCGAGGACCACCTCGACTGGCACGGTTCGATGGAGGAGTACGCCGCGGCGAAGGGCCGGGTGCACCACCGCTCCCGCACGGTCGTGCACAACGCGGACGACGACTGGTCCACCCGGATCGCGCGGGAGCACGCGCCCGGGCACGCCCGCCGGATCGGCTTCCGGCTGGACACCCCGCCGGCCGGGGACCTCGGGCTGGTCGAGGACCTGCTGGTGGACCGCGCGTTCGTGGCCGATCCGGCGACGAGTGCGGAGGAGCTGGCCGCGGTCGCCGACGTGCGCCCGCCCGGGCCGCACAACGTGGCGAACGCGCTCGCCGCCGCCGCACTCGCGCGGGCGCACGGCGTGCCGCCGGCGGCGGTACGCGAGGGGTTGCGTGCCTACCGCCCGGCACCGCACCGCGCCGAGGAGATCGCCGAGATCGGCGGAGTCCGCTACGTGAACGACTCGAAGGCGACCAACCCGCACGCCGCGGTCGGTTCGCTGCTCGCCCACGAGAGCGTGGTCTGGATCGCCGGCGGCCAGCTCAAGGGTGCCTCGGTGGACGAGCTGGTGGCCGCGGCCGCGGATCGGCTGCGCGGTGCCGTGCTGCTGGGCGTCGATTCGCCCGTGATCGAGGCCGCTCTCGCGCGACACGCGCCGGATGTCCCGTGCAACCGCCTGCCGCCGGGTGACGATGAGCCCATGACTGCGGCGGTGAATGCGGCCAGTGCGCTGGCTCGTCCGGGTGACGTGGTGCTGCTCGCGCCCGCCGCCGCCTCGCTGGACATGTTCCCGAACTACGGCGCGCGCGGTGACGCGTTCGCCGCGGCGGTGCGGAACCTGGCCGGTGGCGCGGCGGAGGCGGCCGATGACGGTCGTTGA